A single genomic interval of Desulfolucanica intricata harbors:
- a CDS encoding iron-containing alcohol dehydrogenase: MFDDKVVQITKFVAPEIIFGLGALGQVGDSVHRLGARKVFVVTDEGVDRAGWVELALDSLRGVGIEYECFSGVTSNPKDTEVAGGVEKYNASGCDAVLAVGGGSPIDVAKAVAVVASNGGKINDYEGVNRIVYPLPPMVVVPTTAGSGSEVSQFAMIVDSERKVKMTIISKSLVPDIAILDPIVLQTKDAELTAVTGLDALSHAIEAYTSLAATPLTDVHAIEALKAIANNLRSSVASRTNLKAKSAMAMASLQAGLAFSNAILGATHAMTHQVDGLLDLHHGKTNAVLLPHVMEFNMIACTEKFVHIAEAFGECVRGLSLWEAAEKAVAAVRRLTRDIGIPKNLTALGLTESYIPQLVKTALRDACLITNPRDIGEEELTAIFQKAF, encoded by the coding sequence GTGTTTGATGATAAGGTTGTTCAGATTACTAAGTTTGTAGCCCCCGAAATTATTTTCGGCTTGGGTGCACTGGGTCAAGTTGGGGACAGTGTACATCGTTTAGGTGCCCGTAAGGTTTTTGTAGTTACAGATGAGGGGGTTGACCGGGCCGGCTGGGTCGAGTTAGCTTTGGATTCTCTGAGAGGTGTGGGGATTGAGTATGAGTGTTTTTCCGGTGTTACCAGTAACCCCAAGGATACTGAAGTTGCCGGCGGGGTGGAAAAATATAACGCTTCGGGATGTGATGCTGTCCTGGCAGTAGGTGGCGGCAGCCCCATTGATGTGGCTAAGGCTGTGGCAGTGGTAGCTTCTAACGGAGGAAAAATTAACGATTACGAAGGAGTTAATCGGATTGTATATCCTTTACCGCCAATGGTGGTTGTGCCTACTACTGCCGGCTCCGGCTCGGAAGTTTCTCAGTTTGCTATGATTGTGGATAGTGAACGCAAGGTAAAAATGACTATTATTTCTAAGTCTTTGGTGCCGGATATTGCGATACTTGATCCCATTGTACTTCAGACAAAAGATGCCGAACTTACGGCGGTAACCGGTCTGGATGCCTTAAGTCATGCTATTGAAGCCTACACTTCACTGGCAGCTACACCTTTAACAGATGTACATGCCATTGAAGCGTTGAAGGCTATTGCCAATAATTTACGCAGCTCGGTAGCTTCCAGAACAAATTTAAAGGCTAAGTCAGCTATGGCCATGGCCAGTCTGCAGGCCGGCCTGGCTTTTTCCAATGCTATCCTGGGGGCTACACACGCTATGACTCATCAGGTGGATGGACTTTTGGATTTACATCACGGGAAAACTAATGCAGTCTTGCTCCCTCATGTTATGGAATTTAATATGATTGCCTGTACAGAGAAATTTGTACACATAGCTGAAGCATTTGGAGAATGTGTCCGGGGATTAAGCCTTTGGGAAGCAGCCGAAAAGGCAGTAGCTGCAGTAAGGCGGTTAACCAGAGATATTGGTATACCAAAAAACCTGACTGCCCTGGGTTTGACAGAATCTTATATACCACAGCTGGTAAAAACGGCTTTAAGGGATGCCTGCTTAATTACCAACCCTCGGGATATTGGTGAAGAGGAACTGACAGCCATTTTTCAAAAAGCTTTTTAA
- a CDS encoding GAF domain-containing sensor histidine kinase produces MFENKRRLIENLTGVNSSKLNYYLELKERNQVIVQQNKRLEIINQLAKDINIDMSFDDILERVYQKLPSVIRCDFLAIALLEQEKLIMSAAAPKNDYIGKAIPPGSVLWEAIESGKNKVYDLTNSYEHTAQWDYVGDWDLSSMAVNPLFVHGKVIGILIIGSCTEYAYSKSELNFSGHLADQLAVCIANSLLYKQVLRGKREWEETFGAVTEPIFIIDLNFNILRGNTDFFNFVNNPEEIIGQKCYKLLWDKEEKCEDCLLEQVVSTGQAAYYQKQLDSGAILDVFCYPILNERNELYAIIQHIKDVTEKEKMKAQLVQSAKLAAIGEMAAGVAHEINNPMTVIIGNAQLLLRDLGEQDEAAKEVLHDIVNCGLRCKKIIQNLLAFSRQDQYPFSSIDINEVAERALSLTRYQINSNNINIEVEKEPTIPPVIANMHQLEQVIINFLLNARDALESNGEKEKIIKIFTGIRSDVQGKRWVLISVLDNGPGIPPDIIPKIFNPFFTSKETTKGTGLGLSVSLGIAQAHKGTIEVDSEVGRGSKFTLVLPLDNS; encoded by the coding sequence ATGTTTGAAAATAAACGCAGGTTGATTGAAAACTTGACCGGAGTGAATTCATCCAAGTTAAACTATTACTTGGAATTAAAAGAGAGAAACCAGGTTATTGTACAGCAAAACAAGAGGTTGGAAATAATCAATCAACTTGCTAAAGACATAAATATTGATATGTCCTTTGACGATATTTTGGAGCGGGTTTATCAAAAACTTCCTTCGGTAATTCGGTGTGACTTTTTGGCTATAGCTCTATTAGAGCAGGAGAAGCTAATAATGTCTGCAGCAGCACCAAAAAACGATTATATCGGTAAAGCTATTCCTCCTGGTTCAGTTTTATGGGAAGCGATAGAAAGCGGAAAAAATAAGGTTTATGATTTGACTAATAGTTATGAGCATACCGCACAATGGGACTATGTAGGTGATTGGGATTTGAGCTCCATGGCAGTAAATCCCCTGTTTGTACACGGAAAGGTAATTGGGATTTTAATAATCGGCAGCTGTACAGAATATGCGTATTCAAAATCAGAGCTAAATTTTTCCGGCCATTTAGCTGATCAATTAGCTGTTTGTATAGCAAATTCTCTTTTATATAAACAAGTATTAAGGGGTAAGCGGGAATGGGAAGAGACTTTTGGTGCGGTGACTGAACCAATTTTTATAATTGATTTAAATTTTAATATCCTGCGGGGCAATACTGATTTTTTCAATTTTGTAAATAACCCGGAAGAAATTATTGGTCAAAAGTGTTATAAACTGCTTTGGGATAAGGAAGAAAAATGTGAAGATTGCTTATTGGAGCAAGTTGTCAGTACGGGACAGGCTGCTTATTATCAAAAACAGTTGGACTCCGGAGCAATTTTGGATGTGTTTTGTTATCCAATACTAAATGAAAGAAATGAGCTATATGCTATTATTCAACATATTAAAGATGTGACCGAAAAAGAGAAGATGAAGGCACAGTTGGTGCAGTCAGCTAAATTGGCGGCCATTGGAGAAATGGCCGCCGGAGTGGCACATGAGATAAATAATCCGATGACAGTAATTATTGGGAATGCACAGCTTCTGTTAAGGGACTTAGGTGAACAAGATGAAGCCGCAAAGGAGGTTTTGCATGATATTGTCAACTGCGGCCTGCGCTGTAAAAAAATTATTCAAAACCTTTTGGCATTCTCGCGGCAGGATCAGTATCCCTTTTCTTCAATTGATATTAATGAAGTTGCGGAGAGGGCATTAAGTTTAACGAGGTATCAAATTAATAGTAATAATATTAATATTGAAGTTGAGAAGGAGCCGACTATACCGCCTGTTATAGCTAATATGCATCAACTGGAACAGGTAATCATTAATTTTTTGCTCAATGCCCGGGATGCTCTGGAGTCAAATGGTGAGAAAGAAAAAATAATTAAAATATTTACCGGCATAAGGTCGGATGTACAGGGGAAACGGTGGGTGCTAATTTCCGTACTTGACAATGGCCCGGGTATACCTCCGGATATTATACCTAAAATATTTAACCCGTTTTTCACCAGCAAAGAAACCACTAAAGGAACCGGACTGGGGTTATCAGTAAGTTTAGGTATTGCTCAGGCACATAAAGGTACTATTGAGGTGGATAGTGAGGTCGGGCGGGGAAGTAAATTTACCCTGGTACTACCGTTGGATAACAGTTAG
- a CDS encoding sigma-54-dependent transcriptional regulator — MPNNVNILIIDDEVDVGNFFRRLLRNSGYQVSVVLSGKEAREQINTRSFHVAVVDLKLPDANGLELLQEIKTIQPNCEVIIMTGYSTTKTAVKAIQSGAFDYIEKPFDNITEVESLIHKALEFGKKVLGDNSSQPEWLETAVKIGFEVGNTPGMLRLVSMADKIARKNINVLIHGETGTGKEVLARFVHAASNRVEQPFIAVNCGALPESLLESELFGHEKGSFTGASSQRKGIFELANKGTLFLDEVGEASLPIQVKLLRVLETGEFMRVGGEKPIKTDVRVIAATNVDLEKAVQEKTFREDLFYRLDVVRLEIPPLRERRDDIPILVKHFLQKFNNKYGDKVPQVSVDAMDLLSKYSWPGNIRELSNTIDHAMAICDGQTILPMHLSDKITSQTSKPLKQGDAAAGVSNITMHGFNNHKIAEIETHLKKILAELDNLEGIDPLEWEELRPVLQGLMSKVQNLLGLEDCKPDYPLNLQEVEAITISKALNYCEGNISMAAKALGIGRNTLYRKIKDYRVSV, encoded by the coding sequence ATGCCGAATAATGTTAATATTTTGATTATTGATGATGAAGTAGATGTTGGCAATTTCTTTCGCCGGCTGCTGCGAAACAGTGGCTATCAGGTATCGGTGGTTTTGTCCGGTAAAGAAGCCCGGGAGCAGATAAATACCCGTAGTTTTCATGTGGCGGTGGTAGATTTAAAGCTGCCGGATGCTAACGGGCTGGAACTTCTGCAGGAAATTAAGACGATTCAACCTAACTGTGAAGTAATTATTATGACCGGCTACAGTACAACTAAAACAGCTGTTAAAGCTATTCAGTCAGGTGCCTTTGATTATATAGAAAAACCTTTTGATAATATTACCGAAGTAGAAAGCCTTATTCATAAGGCTTTAGAATTTGGCAAGAAAGTCCTGGGTGATAATTCAAGTCAACCGGAGTGGTTGGAAACTGCTGTTAAAATCGGATTCGAAGTAGGAAATACCCCGGGTATGTTAAGACTTGTTTCTATGGCAGATAAAATTGCACGAAAAAACATCAACGTGTTAATTCACGGGGAGACCGGCACCGGTAAAGAAGTTTTGGCCCGCTTTGTGCATGCAGCCAGTAACCGTGTGGAACAACCCTTTATTGCGGTAAATTGTGGGGCACTTCCGGAAAGCCTGTTGGAAAGTGAACTTTTTGGTCATGAAAAAGGCTCTTTTACGGGGGCAAGCAGCCAGCGCAAAGGGATTTTTGAGTTAGCCAATAAGGGCACTCTTTTCCTGGACGAAGTCGGAGAGGCCAGTTTGCCTATCCAGGTTAAACTTCTGCGGGTATTAGAAACAGGAGAATTTATGCGGGTAGGCGGTGAAAAACCGATTAAGACCGATGTGCGAGTTATTGCAGCTACCAATGTGGATTTGGAAAAGGCCGTACAGGAGAAAACCTTTCGGGAGGATCTTTTTTACCGTTTGGATGTAGTTAGGCTTGAAATTCCACCGCTTAGGGAACGTCGGGATGATATACCTATACTGGTTAAGCATTTTTTGCAGAAATTTAATAACAAGTATGGTGATAAAGTTCCTCAAGTTTCAGTAGATGCTATGGATTTGTTATCTAAATATTCTTGGCCGGGTAATATACGGGAGCTGTCAAACACGATTGATCACGCTATGGCTATATGTGACGGGCAAACAATTTTACCTATGCATTTGTCGGACAAGATTACCAGTCAAACATCTAAACCTCTCAAGCAGGGTGATGCTGCAGCCGGTGTAAGTAATATAACAATGCATGGGTTTAATAACCACAAGATAGCAGAGATTGAAACTCATTTAAAGAAAATCTTAGCGGAATTAGACAATCTGGAAGGAATAGACCCGTTGGAGTGGGAAGAACTGCGGCCTGTTTTGCAAGGGTTAATGAGTAAAGTGCAGAATCTTTTGGGACTTGAGGATTGTAAGCCTGATTATCCTCTAAACCTCCAGGAGGTCGAAGCGATTACTATCTCCAAAGCCTTAAATTATTGTGAAGGGAATATCAGTATGGCGGCCAAAGCTTTAGGAATCGGACGCAATACACTGTATCGTAAGATTAAAGACTACCGGGTGAGTGTTTAG
- a CDS encoding aldehyde ferredoxin oxidoreductase family protein, producing MSKIIRINMTTQEIKVEEVNDEYKMLGGRALTSKIVFDEVPAACEPLGKYNKLVFAPGLLSGTSAPSSGRLSVGGKSPLTGGIKESNAGGISAQKFANLGIKALVVEGQAEKGKYFLLKLSEEGQKILPADDLVGKGTYEITEILRERFGRKVGVITIGPAGDMLMANAGIATNDAEGNSSRYAGRGGLGAVMGSKGLKAIVIDSARTFDAPVHDKERFKAAAKKFADILLKHPVCGEGLPAFGTNILMNIINEAGALPTRNFSRGRFEKANEVSGEKLAEVAKARGGKATHACHPGCVMRCSNVYPMPDGKVCSPIEYESAWAFGPHLEVGDLDAVAKMNYICNDIGLDTIEAGAALGVLMEAEIIPWGDAKAAIKVLEEIGQGTPLGRIVGQGASFTGKAFGVTKVASVKGQHMPAYDPRTCKGNGVTYATTPMGADHTAGYAVTANILKVGGFVDPLKKEGQVELSRNLQVATAAVDSTGLCLFVAFAILDNPEGLPTIVEMLNAQYGLELTVEDVVTLGQKILKVEREFNKQAGFTNVHDRLPEFFNEDLPPHNVNFGITNEELDEVFNF from the coding sequence GTGTCTAAAATTATTCGCATAAACATGACCACCCAAGAAATTAAAGTTGAAGAAGTTAATGATGAATATAAAATGCTGGGTGGCCGTGCTTTAACTTCTAAAATAGTATTTGATGAAGTACCTGCTGCCTGTGAGCCGCTGGGTAAATATAACAAACTAGTATTTGCCCCAGGACTGCTTTCCGGGACCAGTGCTCCTTCATCCGGTCGTCTTTCTGTAGGCGGTAAAAGCCCGCTGACCGGTGGAATTAAAGAATCTAACGCAGGTGGTATTTCCGCTCAGAAATTTGCCAACTTGGGTATTAAAGCTTTGGTTGTAGAAGGACAGGCTGAGAAAGGAAAGTACTTCCTCTTGAAGCTTTCTGAAGAAGGTCAAAAAATACTGCCTGCTGATGATTTAGTAGGTAAAGGAACTTATGAGATAACCGAAATTTTGCGGGAGCGCTTTGGCCGCAAGGTTGGCGTAATTACCATCGGCCCTGCCGGTGATATGCTCATGGCTAATGCCGGTATCGCCACCAACGATGCTGAGGGTAACTCCAGCCGTTATGCCGGACGTGGCGGTTTAGGTGCTGTAATGGGCAGCAAAGGTCTCAAAGCCATTGTAATTGATTCTGCCAGGACTTTTGATGCTCCTGTTCATGATAAGGAAAGATTTAAAGCTGCTGCTAAGAAGTTTGCGGACATTTTACTTAAGCACCCTGTGTGTGGTGAAGGACTACCTGCTTTTGGCACCAATATATTAATGAACATTATTAATGAAGCCGGTGCTCTTCCCACCAGGAACTTTTCCAGAGGACGTTTTGAGAAGGCCAACGAGGTCAGTGGTGAGAAACTGGCTGAAGTAGCTAAGGCCCGCGGCGGTAAAGCAACCCACGCCTGCCACCCGGGCTGTGTAATGCGCTGCTCCAACGTTTACCCGATGCCGGACGGTAAGGTATGCTCTCCGATCGAATACGAGTCAGCCTGGGCCTTTGGTCCCCATCTGGAAGTTGGGGATCTTGATGCTGTTGCTAAAATGAATTATATCTGCAATGATATCGGGCTTGATACTATTGAAGCAGGTGCTGCTCTGGGGGTTTTGATGGAAGCCGAAATAATTCCCTGGGGTGATGCAAAAGCAGCCATTAAGGTGCTGGAAGAGATTGGTCAGGGAACTCCGCTTGGACGCATCGTTGGGCAGGGTGCTTCCTTTACCGGTAAGGCCTTTGGGGTGACTAAGGTTGCCAGCGTTAAAGGCCAGCATATGCCGGCCTATGACCCGCGTACCTGTAAAGGTAACGGTGTTACTTATGCCACCACCCCGATGGGAGCCGACCATACTGCCGGTTATGCTGTAACTGCTAACATTCTCAAAGTGGGTGGCTTTGTTGACCCGCTGAAAAAGGAGGGTCAGGTAGAACTTTCCCGCAACCTGCAGGTAGCTACTGCTGCCGTTGACAGTACCGGGCTATGTTTGTTTGTGGCCTTTGCCATTCTGGATAATCCGGAAGGTTTACCCACTATAGTAGAAATGCTTAACGCACAGTACGGTCTTGAGCTAACTGTTGAGGACGTTGTGACTCTGGGGCAAAAAATTCTCAAAGTTGAGCGAGAATTTAATAAGCAAGCCGGCTTTACCAATGTTCATGACCGCCTGCCGGAATTTTTTAATGAAGATCTGCCTCCGCATAATGTAAACTTTGGTATTACAAATGAGGAATTGGACGAAGTATTTAATTTCTAA
- a CDS encoding MoaD/ThiS family protein, producing MQLEVRVFAGLEKYVSGARFGEPLYLDFPEGTTGRDLIQKLNIPEEQIFSILINGVQKKLDDVLQDADRISLFPPVGGG from the coding sequence TTGCAGTTGGAAGTGCGTGTTTTTGCCGGGCTGGAAAAATATGTTTCCGGGGCCCGTTTTGGTGAACCTTTGTATCTGGATTTTCCTGAAGGAACAACAGGCCGGGACTTGATTCAAAAACTTAACATTCCGGAAGAGCAAATATTTTCAATTTTGATTAACGGTGTGCAAAAAAAACTTGATGATGTATTACAAGACGCAGACCGGATATCACTTTTCCCGCCGGTTGGTGGTGGTTAG
- a CDS encoding winged helix-turn-helix domain-containing protein, whose protein sequence is MNFGYKVWLEREGVILGEGLYNLLIQIKKTGSISRAAAGLNMSYRSAWGKIKEAEKRWGVNLVKTWVGGETGGGAKLTGQAVQLINQYDKFRLEVDKAIKEVYHRHFGT, encoded by the coding sequence ATGAATTTTGGTTATAAGGTTTGGCTGGAAAGAGAAGGAGTAATTTTAGGAGAGGGGTTATATAACCTTCTTATTCAAATTAAAAAGACAGGTTCTATTTCACGGGCTGCGGCAGGTTTAAATATGTCCTACCGGTCAGCTTGGGGTAAGATTAAAGAAGCCGAAAAACGCTGGGGAGTTAATTTGGTAAAAACCTGGGTTGGGGGTGAAACCGGCGGTGGGGCCAAGCTTACCGGACAAGCTGTTCAATTAATTAATCAGTATGATAAATTCAGGCTTGAAGTGGACAAAGCTATTAAAGAAGTCTACCACAGGCATTTCGGGACATAA